Proteins encoded in a region of the Cheilinus undulatus linkage group 8, ASM1832078v1, whole genome shotgun sequence genome:
- the LOC121514002 gene encoding GTPase IMAP family member 9-like: MEGEINIGGKSYDQSMAPDYLNKTDPGNIITNNEELRIVLVGKTGTGKSTTGNTILGKKVFESKISAESMTVDCSKGRGTVDGQKVAVIDTPGLFDTRFVLKKTAKEMGKSIIFAAPGPHVFAVVIRLGRFTKEEKEAVQRIQQIFGQAADKYSMVIFTGGDDLEMEETTIEGFLEGSQDLQELVKRCHGQYHVINNRNKTDRSQVSQLILKIRNMVAMNGGSHYTNNMFQEAERALEAEKQRILKQKQEQIRRAKEEMDRQIQKKYEEEMKRFKEQIQAQKDREMRALEEERKREREAMNEERRKERERREEQSKREKEGMKRQIRELQQQKQQALEEGRKRIQEEYEEKAREAAETGCCG, from the coding sequence GAAACATCATAACAAACAACGAGGAGCTGAGAATCGTCCTCGTGGGAAAGACCGGCACTGGCAAGAGCACAACTGGAAACACCATTCTGGGGAAAAAGGTTTTTGAATCAAAGATCAGCGCCGAGTCGATGACCGTGGACTGCTCTAAGGGCAGAGGGACGGTGGATGGACAGAAAGTAGCTGTCATTGATACTCCAGGTTTGTTTGACACCAGATTCGTCCTGAAAAAGACGGCcaaagaaatgggcaaatccatcaTTTTCGCTGCTCCTGGACCCCACGTGTTTGCTGTGGTCATCAGGCTGGGCAGATTCacaaaagaggagaaggaggcggTGCAAAGGATTCAACAAATCTTCGGTCAGGCAGCTGACAAATACAGCATGGTTATCTTCACTGGTGGAGACGATTTGGAGATGGAAGAGACCACGATTGAGGGGTTTCTGGAAGGAAGTCAAGACCTGCAGGAGCTGGTGAAACGATGTCACGGTCAGTACCACGTCATCaataacagaaacaaaacagatcGATCCCAGGTCAGCCAGCTAATCCTGAAAATCAGAAACATGGTGGCCATGAACGGAGGAAGCCACTACACCAACAACATGTTCCAGGAGGCCGAGAGGGCACTGGAAGCGGAGAAACAACGCATCCTGAAGCAGAAACAAGAGCAAATCCGCAGAGCTAAAGAAGAAATGGATAggcaaatacagaaaaaatatgaagaagAGATGAAGAGGTTCAAGGAGCAAATCCAGGCCCAAAAAGATAGGGAAATGAGGGCgttagaggaggagaggaagagggagagggaggcgATGAATGAGGAGAGgcggaaggagagagagaggagagaagaacagagtaagagagagaaggagggaatGAAGAGACAGATAAGGgaattacagcagcaaaagcaACAAGCTctggaggaggggaggaagagaATTCAGGAGGAGTATGAGGAGAAGGCCAGAGAGGCAGCAGAGACAGGCTGCTGCGGCTAG